The following are encoded in a window of Lactobacillus intestinalis genomic DNA:
- a CDS encoding RsmB/NOP family class I SAM-dependent RNA methyltransferase, which produces MLNLPVEFKEKYQRLLGDSQAKAFFDALNKENKKAFRINTLKPNQVSYDLSKKVPEISNAYYGEVNGQDPEWVSGTVYSQDPSAMFPAFIANVKEGDHVLDLCAAPGGKSTALAEKLNGSGVLVANEISSGRAKALRENIERWGVKNAVITNESPANLSPHFTQYFDEILVDAPCSGEGMFRKNPEAIKYWSQDYVLTCQERQKEILTEAVKMLKPNGQLIYSTCTFSPEEDEEIVSWLVETYNMKIVPIELASDKISHGKNEWGSVSGLDHTLRFWPQDGLGEGQFAAILQMPDGKIAKVKKQKIKKGDRSTRRLTKNDQKLVEKVLDKFNLNFDWTAAVVRNDHVFLPAIDKDLKGLKIVNNGLELGIMKKNRFEPSHQLVEVLGELPQEDVIDLENQDNYLSYLHGETVRVDSKKLKGFVLVSFKGLIFSFGKAANGTLKNFYPKGLRILKK; this is translated from the coding sequence ATAAAGAAAATAAAAAAGCTTTTCGTATTAATACATTAAAGCCTAATCAAGTTTCATATGATTTAAGTAAAAAAGTTCCTGAAATATCAAATGCTTATTATGGAGAAGTAAATGGACAGGATCCTGAATGGGTAAGCGGCACTGTATACTCTCAAGATCCTTCTGCAATGTTTCCAGCTTTTATAGCCAATGTAAAAGAGGGGGATCATGTATTAGATCTATGTGCTGCTCCTGGTGGAAAAAGTACAGCTTTAGCTGAAAAATTGAATGGTAGTGGCGTTTTAGTTGCTAATGAAATCTCATCTGGCAGGGCTAAAGCTCTAAGAGAAAACATAGAACGTTGGGGCGTTAAAAATGCGGTAATTACTAATGAAAGTCCAGCTAATCTATCTCCTCATTTTACCCAATATTTTGATGAGATTTTAGTAGATGCGCCATGTAGTGGGGAAGGGATGTTTAGAAAAAATCCCGAAGCTATTAAGTATTGGTCTCAAGATTATGTACTGACTTGTCAAGAAAGACAAAAAGAAATTCTAACTGAAGCTGTAAAGATGCTGAAGCCCAATGGACAATTGATTTATTCAACTTGTACCTTTTCTCCAGAAGAAGATGAAGAAATCGTTAGCTGGCTAGTAGAGACCTATAATATGAAAATTGTCCCAATTGAACTGGCCTCTGATAAAATTAGCCATGGTAAAAATGAATGGGGAAGTGTCTCTGGATTAGACCATACTTTACGTTTTTGGCCACAAGATGGACTTGGAGAAGGTCAATTTGCTGCAATTTTACAAATGCCAGATGGAAAAATAGCTAAAGTTAAAAAGCAAAAAATTAAAAAAGGCGATCGCTCTACTCGAAGACTTACAAAAAATGATCAGAAGCTAGTTGAAAAAGTACTAGATAAGTTTAATTTGAACTTTGACTGGACTGCTGCAGTAGTGAGAAATGATCATGTATTTTTACCAGCAATTGATAAAGATTTAAAAGGTCTTAAGATTGTTAATAATGGGTTAGAATTAGGAATCATGAAAAAGAATCGCTTTGAACCAAGCCATCAGTTAGTAGAAGTATTAGGTGAATTACCTCAAGAAGATGTAATAGATTTAGAAAATCAAGACAACTATCTTAGCTATCTGCATGGTGAAACCGTCCGAGTAGACAGCAAAAAATTAAAGGGATTCGTTTTAGTAAGCTTTAAAGGGTTAATTTTCAGTTTTGGTAAAGCAGCTAATGGTACTCTAAAGAATTTTTATCCTAAAGGTTTACGAATCTTGAAAAAATAA
- a CDS encoding FAD-binding protein, with protein MHIKPHYQADYDVIVLGFGAAGATAARFAADHNKKVLLVDAAPFGHEGGNTRYAGQIVGYTTKKQQMMEYYQALTYPMNVPYSMTETYVDGFKDMIEYFKKYLCDPVTYNSIRKKYPFLGGMSPEYPEFPGSNSYDVLMVHEAFFDAGLWKLLRQKVLERTENIDVWLNSRALHLIQDDNEKVIGVQIDRDHQKVEVHARKGVVLATGGFENNREMVRNYLGADHLLPLGSMYNKGDGIKMGLEVGARMWHMWNYEALGLQHGLVFAEPAGKRGRFVVYPLLEKGSLFTIADDGTRYFREDETNRHGHIYEHGEWRIPIRCVHPYIIFDHTKYKEIKKAGWPINDFKDRLVKAKSIKKLAKKIGVKPKILRKTRKRFDKFAKNGCDFAYGRNPKTMRPFDDGPYYAIKMSNDVLNTQGGPERDQYARVLNSNGEPIPHLYSAGELGGICANQYQGGNNLAECLIWGKIAGDRVSLNHDDIAEDVSNTLNGINDLIKGEEKNITLTKDQYLGESNSGIGGKLVVCVTYKDNKIKKVDIVENHESEDFGKRALKIIPHEIEKGNSTDVDAVSGASATSRAIKEAVKNAINKAK; from the coding sequence ATGCATATTAAACCACATTATCAAGCAGATTATGACGTAATTGTTTTAGGATTTGGAGCAGCTGGAGCTACTGCGGCGCGATTTGCAGCCGATCATAATAAAAAAGTACTTTTAGTTGATGCAGCTCCTTTTGGACATGAAGGTGGAAATACGCGCTATGCTGGACAAATTGTTGGCTATACCACTAAGAAGCAACAAATGATGGAATATTATCAGGCTTTAACCTATCCAATGAATGTACCTTATTCTATGACTGAAACTTATGTAGATGGCTTTAAAGATATGATTGAATACTTTAAAAAGTACTTGTGTGATCCTGTCACCTATAATTCTATTAGAAAGAAATATCCTTTCTTGGGTGGGATGTCTCCAGAATATCCGGAGTTCCCTGGAAGTAATAGTTACGATGTGTTAATGGTTCACGAGGCTTTCTTTGACGCCGGTCTTTGGAAATTGTTGCGTCAAAAAGTACTCGAGCGCACAGAAAACATTGATGTTTGGCTCAATTCTCGTGCTCTTCATTTAATTCAAGATGATAATGAAAAAGTAATCGGGGTTCAAATTGATCGTGATCATCAAAAAGTTGAAGTTCATGCTCGAAAAGGTGTTGTTCTTGCTACTGGTGGTTTTGAAAATAACCGCGAAATGGTGAGAAACTATTTGGGAGCAGATCACCTACTCCCTTTAGGCTCAATGTATAACAAAGGTGATGGAATAAAGATGGGACTTGAAGTAGGTGCTCGAATGTGGCACATGTGGAATTATGAAGCTTTAGGTTTACAACATGGGCTAGTTTTTGCAGAACCTGCAGGTAAACGTGGTAGGTTTGTAGTTTATCCCCTTTTAGAAAAAGGCAGTTTGTTTACGATTGCAGATGATGGGACGCGCTACTTTAGAGAAGATGAAACTAATCGTCATGGTCATATTTATGAACATGGTGAATGGCGCATCCCTATTAGATGCGTTCATCCTTATATTATTTTTGATCACACTAAGTATAAAGAAATTAAGAAGGCTGGGTGGCCAATTAATGACTTTAAAGATCGTTTAGTTAAAGCAAAGTCAATTAAAAAATTAGCAAAAAAGATCGGTGTTAAGCCAAAAATTTTAAGGAAAACTAGAAAAAGATTTGACAAATTTGCTAAAAATGGTTGCGATTTTGCTTATGGTCGTAATCCAAAAACTATGCGTCCATTTGATGATGGTCCCTACTATGCTATAAAAATGAGTAATGATGTTTTAAACACTCAAGGTGGACCTGAACGAGATCAATATGCTCGTGTTTTGAATTCAAATGGAGAGCCCATTCCTCATCTATATAGCGCGGGTGAATTAGGCGGTATTTGTGCTAATCAATATCAAGGTGGTAACAATTTAGCAGAATGTCTTATTTGGGGGAAGATTGCTGGTGATCGTGTTTCTTTAAATCATGATGACATTGCTGAAGATGTTTCAAACACATTGAATGGTATTAATGATTTAATTAAAGGTGAAGAGAAAAATATAACTTTGACTAAAGATCAATACCTCGGCGAATCTAATTCTGGTATTGGTGGTAAATTAGTAGTATGCGTAACTTATAAAGATAATAAAATCAAGAAAGTCGACATTGTTGAAAATCATGAAAGCGAAGATTTTGGTAAGCGTGCTTTAAAGATCATTCCGCATGAAATTGAAAAAGGAAATTCTACTGATGTCGATGCTGTTTCTGGTGCATCTGCTACTTCACGTGCAATTAAAGAAGCTGTTAAAAATGCTATAAATAAAGCTAAGTAA
- the fni gene encoding type 2 isopentenyl-diphosphate Delta-isomerase, with translation MSIRSERKEEHLALAQMFFDEKKKNSFDQMHLLRPALPEKKADLNTIKTEMFGKSVSAPFFINAMTGGSKKSRKVNRALGIVSEKQKIALALGSSSILVKEKDQLDSFYIAREENPHGVLIANVNPLTPFKDAIKIANELQADALQIHVNTVQEIAMPEGERDFHWLDNMREIRDNLDLPIIVKEVGFGIDYSTIQLLKREHFDLVDIAGSGGTNFAQIENGRNHRDVSYLQDLGLPTVVTALMAKKANANFIVSGGVRNPLDVLKGLALGGKYVGIANVFLQEYMQNGEKALLERIQNWKIELANLLAIYGLDSLRDATKLQQYYDFPLKNIIDQLV, from the coding sequence ATGTCAATTAGATCTGAAAGAAAAGAAGAACATCTGGCATTAGCCCAGATGTTTTTTGATGAAAAAAAGAAAAACAGTTTTGATCAAATGCACTTATTGCGGCCTGCGTTGCCTGAAAAAAAAGCTGATTTGAATACTATTAAGACAGAAATGTTTGGTAAATCCGTCTCAGCTCCCTTTTTCATTAACGCAATGACTGGAGGATCAAAAAAATCTCGCAAGGTTAATCGTGCTTTAGGAATTGTTTCCGAAAAGCAAAAAATCGCGCTTGCTCTTGGATCAAGCAGCATTTTAGTTAAGGAAAAAGATCAATTAGATAGTTTTTATATTGCTCGAGAGGAAAACCCACATGGAGTATTAATTGCGAACGTTAATCCCCTTACTCCTTTTAAAGATGCTATAAAAATTGCAAATGAACTCCAAGCTGATGCTTTGCAAATTCATGTTAATACAGTTCAGGAGATTGCGATGCCCGAAGGTGAACGAGATTTTCACTGGTTAGATAATATGCGCGAAATTAGAGATAATCTAGATCTTCCCATCATTGTTAAAGAAGTTGGTTTCGGTATTGATTACAGCACTATTCAGCTTTTAAAACGTGAACATTTTGATTTGGTTGATATAGCTGGTAGTGGTGGAACAAACTTTGCTCAAATTGAAAATGGCCGTAATCATCGAGATGTTTCTTATTTACAAGATCTTGGTTTACCTACCGTTGTAACTGCTTTAATGGCTAAAAAAGCTAACGCTAATTTTATTGTTTCAGGGGGAGTTCGAAATCCGCTTGATGTTTTAAAAGGATTAGCTCTTGGAGGAAAATATGTGGGAATTGCTAATGTTTTCTTACAAGAATATATGCAAAATGGAGAAAAGGCTCTTTTAGAACGGATCCAAAATTGGAAAATTGAATTAGCTAATTTGCTTGCTATCTATGGTTTAGATAGTTTAAGGGATGCTACCAAGCTCCAGCAGTATTATGACTTTCCACTTAAAAATATAATTGATCAATTAGTATAA
- a CDS encoding phosphomevalonate kinase: protein MITEKAPGKLYIAGEYAVLEQDCPAILVAVNQFVRVSITKSKTSTGLIHSKQYSQDSIHWVRQGLKMVIDNRDNPFEYILSAISFTERFCIEQNIKMNVYDLHVNSDLDSADGKKYGLGSSAAVTVATVKAILRFYGVKFTNELVYKLSAISHYSVQGNGSAGDIAASVYGGWLAYQTFDKKWLEDELEKKSLSEVVNEAWPGLKIELLTPPEGMKLMIGWSQKPASTSRLVDETNANKAALNDEYQAFLTKSRECVLKMVDGFENNDIPAIQKQIRVNRKLLQHFAKINQIAIEIPRLSKLINIAEDFGGASKTSGAGNGDCGIVITDKNTNVEALENKWRENGILPLNFRVHQITYSR, encoded by the coding sequence TTGATAACAGAAAAAGCACCCGGAAAATTATATATTGCCGGCGAATATGCAGTTTTAGAACAGGACTGCCCTGCCATTTTAGTAGCGGTTAATCAATTTGTAAGAGTTTCAATTACTAAAAGTAAAACTAGTACCGGCTTAATTCATTCAAAGCAATATTCCCAAGATTCGATTCATTGGGTACGTCAAGGATTAAAAATGGTTATTGATAACCGCGATAATCCATTTGAATACATTTTATCGGCAATTTCTTTTACTGAGCGTTTTTGTATTGAGCAAAATATAAAAATGAACGTTTATGATTTACACGTTAATTCTGACTTGGATTCAGCCGACGGAAAAAAGTATGGCTTAGGTTCAAGTGCCGCCGTCACAGTTGCTACCGTAAAAGCTATCTTACGCTTTTATGGGGTTAAATTTACTAATGAGTTAGTTTATAAACTGTCTGCTATTTCTCACTACTCTGTTCAAGGTAATGGGTCTGCTGGTGATATCGCAGCTAGTGTTTATGGTGGCTGGCTCGCTTATCAAACTTTTGACAAAAAATGGTTAGAAGATGAACTTGAGAAAAAGAGTTTGTCTGAAGTGGTGAATGAAGCTTGGCCAGGATTGAAGATTGAATTGCTTACCCCTCCTGAAGGGATGAAATTAATGATCGGCTGGAGTCAAAAACCTGCTTCTACTTCTCGTTTAGTTGATGAAACTAATGCTAATAAGGCAGCTTTAAATGATGAATATCAAGCTTTCTTAACTAAATCCAGAGAATGTGTTTTAAAAATGGTAGATGGTTTTGAAAATAATGATATTCCAGCTATCCAAAAGCAAATTCGCGTAAATCGTAAATTATTACAACATTTTGCTAAAATTAATCAGATTGCAATTGAAATTCCACGCTTGTCCAAATTGATTAATATTGCGGAAGATTTTGGTGGCGCTTCCAAAACCTCAGGTGCTGGTAATGGTGACTGTGGTATAGTAATTACTGATAAAAACACTAATGTAGAAGCTTTAGAAAATAAATGGCGTGAAAATGGAATTTTACCTTTAAATTTCCGTGTTCATCAAATTACATATTCTCGTTAA